The Argiope bruennichi chromosome 9, qqArgBrue1.1, whole genome shotgun sequence genome contains a region encoding:
- the LOC129984920 gene encoding uncharacterized protein K02A2.6-like yields the protein MGRSFEEHLQNVRRILQKLKEANQKLSPSKCHLFRSEVAYLGHIISVEGVRTDPDKISAVRHWTCPTDVHQLRSFLGLCTYYRKFVKNFSTIARPLHKLTEAKLKFIWTDECDNVFNKLKDALTSAPVLACPEIGKQFILDTDASHECIGAVLSQEIDGQERFIAYFKSTGGKPSWQDIVPFHPTMKRYWALWDSLHLRNGVLYRKWESDDGKAFRWQLILPKTRVSTVLKELHGSPTGGHFGPGKHIKGRLQLYNVGAPFERIAFDILGPLPRSLDGNNNILVFMNYFTKWPEAYPIPDQEAPTVAEILVQNCISRYGVTLQLLSDQGRNFDSAVCRRLCEILGIDKTRTTALHPQSDGMEERFNRTILNSLSPGVQQSTGLGQETALFLLVYRSAVHETTSYSPSQMLFGRDLRLPADLLFSQPPDAPLVPEEYVKNLRTRMEEVHHLARDRIGMASEKMKTQYDARATGHNFHEGDQVWLWNPKRRKGLSPKLQTNWEGPYTVLKRLNDVVVRIQKSPHSKPKVIHCNRPAPYLGQGD from the exons ATGGGGCGTTCTTTTGAAGAACATCTTCAAAATGTTAGACGTATACTGCAAAAGCTGAAGGAAGCTAACCAGAAATTAAGCCCGTCCAAGTGCCACCTATTCAGGAGTGAAGTCGCCTATCTTGGGCATATCATTTCGGTAGAAGGTGTTCGAACAGACCCGGATAAGATATCGGCTGTAAGACACTGGACCTGCCCGACGGATGTTCACCAGCTCCGAAGTTTCTTAGGCTTATGTACGTATTACCGGAAATTCGTGAAAAACTTCTCAACAATCGCCAGACCACTCCATAAGCTGACCGAAGCGAAACTGAAATTCATCTGGACGGACGAGTGTGACAACGTCTTCAACAAGCTCAAAGACGCCCTAACATCTGCTCCCGTCCTGGCCTGTCCTGAAATTGGAAAGCAATTTATTCTGGATACGGATGCAAGCCATGAATGCATCGGAGCTGTGTTGTCCCAAGAAATAGATGGACAGGAGCGTTTCATCGCCTATTTCA agTCAACAGGCGGAAAGCCTAGCTGGCAGGACATCGTCCCTTTCCATCCTACAATGAAGCGTTACTGGGCTCTTTGGGATTCTCTCCATCTACGAAATGGTGTTCTGTATCGCAAATGGGAGTCTGACGATGGAAAAGCATTCAGATGGCAATTAATACTCCCAAAGACAAGAGTATCAACAGTCCTTAAGGAACTCCATGGCAGTCCGACTGGGGGTCATTTTG GTCCTGGGAAACATATTAAAGGAAGACTGCAGCTGTATAATGTGGGGGCACCTTTCGAACGAATAGCTTTTGACATCCTAGGCCCCCTTCCTAGGTCATTAGATGGCAACAACAACATCCTGGTTTTCATGAACTACTTCACTAAATGGCCTGAAGCTTATCCCATTCCCGATCAAGAAGCCCCAACTGTTGCAGAAATTCTAGTTCAAAACTGTATTTCAAGATACGGAGTTACTCTACAACTGCTCTCTGATCAAGGAAGAAACTTCGATTCGGCTGTTTGCAGGAGACTGTGTGAGATACTCGGCATCGACAAAACTCGAACTACGGCTTTACATCCTCAGTCAGATGGCATGGAAGAGAGATTCAATCGGACCATTCTGAACAGTCTTTCTCCTGGTGTCCAGCAATCAACAGGACTGGGACAAGAAACTGCCCTTTTCCTACTCGTCTATAGAAGTGCTGTTCACGAGACTACTAGCTATTCCCCATCCCAAATGCTCTTCGGACGTGACCTTCGTCTGCCTGCGGATCTACTGTTCAGCCAGCCTCCTGATGCTCCTTTGGTGCCTGAGGAATATGTCAAGAACCTCCGGACACGGATGGAGGAGGTGCATCATCTGGCCAGAGACAGGATCGGCATGGCTTCAGAGAAGATGAAGACCCAATACGATGCTAGAGCAACGGGACACAATTTCCACGAAGGAGACCAAGTGTGGTTATGGAATCCGAAACGTCGCAAAGGACTTTCTCCGAAGTTGCAGACCAACTGGGAGGGTCCTTATACAGTCCTTAAAAGACTGAATGACGTTGTGGTACGGATACAGAAATCACCACACTCAAAACCGAAGGTGATACATTGTAACAGGCCAGCCCCTTACCTTGGCCAAGGTGATTAA